From Theileria orientalis strain Shintoku DNA, chromosome 4, complete genome, the proteins below share one genomic window:
- a CDS encoding mannosyltransferase — translation MNNKSSNSIYNSLYTTASKNPSLFRFIIYFISLLIRLLLIAYSMYHNIKFDLKYSDVDYLVYSDSTKYILSGQSPYLRHTYRYTPILSFLMVFNELWFHDFGKILFTISDLLVGYIIEKCLWSYPKIDRIILASIWLLNPFSIGISSRGNADTLICLLVLLSLWLIMKRWILLSSILFGISVHFKIYPVIYTLPFILYIYNEGAVQKFKLALSNKIKFIFKIPFLLLSNINRNHIKFGFFSFLTFSVLTYLTYYYYGFNSIYETYLHQYIRKDHRHNFSLYFNTMYYIVDTHTNMNSILSFVPQLLCVFIFSIVSFDDLPLSLFLMTVSFVALNKVMTSQYFLWWMALLPLVIKNLGSNIKYYKNFLLSMVSLLIFKFLWLFWGYRLEFLGYNSFNEMLFSSSFLVISHMLVLWTLIYESYTNKIVST, via the exons atgaataataaatcatccaattctatttataattCACTTTATACTACTGCAAGTAAAAATCCTAGTCTATTTAGgtttataatatacttCATTTCATTGTTGATACGATTGTTATTAATCGCATATTCAATGTACCATAACATAAAGT TTGATCTTAAGTATTCTGACGTCGACTACCTTGTTTACTCGGATTCTACAAAATACATACTTTCTGGACAATCTCCATATCTAAGGCACACATACAGATACACGCCAATATT GTCATTTTTAATGGTCTTTAACGAATTGTGGTTTCATGACTTCGGTAAAATTCTTTTCACAATTTCAGACCTATTGGTTGGATATATCATTGAAAAATGCTTATGGTCTTATCCGAAGATAGATAGAATCATTCTTGCTTCAATTTGGCTTCTTAACCCATTTTCTATCGGAATATCCTCAAGAGGCAATGCGGATACACTTATTTGCCTTCTTGTATTACTTTCTCTATGGCTAATAATGAAACGATGGATATTACTTTCGTCAATATT GTTTGGAATTTcagttcattttaaaatataccctgtaatatacacactaccCTTTATcttatacatttataatgaAGGAGCC gtTCAGAAGTTTAAATTGGCACTTtcaaacaaaattaaattcatatttaaaattccgTTTTTGCTACTTTCAAACATCAACAGGAACCACATTAAATTTGGGTTTTTTAGCTTCTTAACGTTCTCAGTTCTGACATATTTGACATATTACTA CTATGGCTTCAACTCCATTTATGAGACGTACCTGCATCAGTATATTCGAAAAGACCACAGACACAACTTTTCTTTGTATTTCAATACCATGTACTATATTGTCGatacacacacaaat ATGAACTCGATTTTATCTTTCGTTCCACAACtattatgtgtgtttattttttcaatcgTTTCGTTCGACGACTTGCCTTTATCCCTATTTTTAATG ACAGTTTCATTTGTTGCTTTAAACAAGGTTATGACATCTCAGTACTTCCTCTGGTGGATGGCCCTGTTACCACTAGTGATTAAGAATTTAGGATCGAACATCAagtattataaaaactttCTACTCTCAATGGTCTCTCTACTGatatttaagtttttaTGGCTATTTTGGGGATATAGACTAGAGTTTTTAGGATACAATAGTTTCAACGAG ATGTTGTTTTCTTCATCCTTTCTCGTTATATCACACATGTTGGTTTTATGGACACTGATTTACGAGTCATACACCAATAAAATCGTGtcaacataa